In a single window of the Necator americanus strain Aroian chromosome X, whole genome shotgun sequence genome:
- a CDS encoding hypothetical protein (NECATOR_CHRX.G25691.T1), with protein sequence MALIYANAVNKRMNNPISKPKKKHTPPCSFLDDSPAGTARDGRKRSTSRETTPLRKTSCNLPLHLQANHSYTGSDVLTSTQLSHRPVQRSKTSCGELSNRDNDDDTLRKISHPAISQSATSQTICGRRIDDKRSLAKKSLIQKYNLEHVYDEGEEQLEGRRRSISLDPEQWFEQVTEQGDK encoded by the exons ATGGCATTAATTTACGCAAATGCGGTTAATAAGCGGATGAATAACCCTATATCAAAGCCGAAGAAGAAGCACACACCACcatgttcttttttggatGACAGCCCTGCAGGAACAGCTAGGGATGGACGAAAAAGAAGTACAAGTCGTGAAACAACACCGTTACGAAAAAC TTCATGCAATCTACCGTTACATCTACAAGCGAATCATTCCTATACGGGCTCAGACGTTCTCACTTCAACACAACTATCTCATCGTCCAGTGCAAAGGAGCAAAACGAG TTGTGGTGAGTTGTCAAATAGGGACAATGATGACGATACGCTTCGAAAGATATCGCATCCGGCAATTAGTCAATCCGCTACAAGTCAAACAATATGCGGGAGACGAATCGACGATAAACGTTCTTTAGCAAAAAAGAGCCTTATACAG AAATACAATCTCGAACACGTCTATGATGAAGGTGAAGAACAGTTGGAGGGGAGACGAAGAAGCATTAGTCTGGATCCGGAACAGTGGTTTGAACAAGTCACGGAACAAGGCGACAAgtaa